In the Corynebacterium gerontici genome, one interval contains:
- a CDS encoding adenine phosphoribosyltransferase, with amino-acid sequence MNAPQPRYINSLEALQAKTRLVPDFPVKGVLFEDLTPVLADPEAFRLIIDDVAKVGRSLNAELIGGLDARGFLLGSAVAYCNNNGILAIRKKGKLPPPVHTESYDLEYGTAALELPAENLDLRGKKVMVVDDVLATGGTLSAAIKLIQQCGGEVVGCAVVLEVEGLSGRDRLGDIPLFVVNQQQYTGASEAD; translated from the coding sequence ATGAACGCACCACAACCCCGATACATCAATTCACTTGAGGCATTACAGGCCAAGACTCGCCTCGTGCCAGATTTTCCAGTCAAAGGGGTGTTGTTCGAGGATCTCACCCCGGTACTGGCAGACCCTGAGGCGTTTAGACTCATCATCGACGACGTAGCCAAGGTCGGGCGCAGCCTGAACGCCGAGTTGATCGGCGGTCTAGACGCCCGAGGCTTTTTGCTCGGTTCGGCAGTAGCGTACTGCAACAACAATGGCATCTTGGCGATTCGCAAGAAGGGAAAGCTTCCGCCTCCGGTGCATACGGAGTCTTATGATCTTGAGTACGGCACGGCGGCACTTGAACTTCCTGCGGAAAACTTGGATCTTCGTGGCAAAAAGGTCATGGTGGTGGATGACGTCTTGGCTACTGGCGGTACGTTGAGTGCAGCGATCAAGCTGATTCAGCAATGCGGTGGTGAGGTTGTCGGTTGCGCCGTAGTCTTGGAAGTCGAAGGTTTGTCTGGCCGTGATCGCTTGGGTGATATCCCGCTGTTTGTGGTGAACCAGCAGCAGTACACCGGAGCATCGGAAGCGGACTGA
- the tpx gene encoding thiol peroxidase — protein MATTHFQGNKAHTSGDLPAVGEQLPQFELVNADLEAVNFEELQGKRLVLNIFPSVDTGVCATSVREFNERASKLDNTVVLCVSEDLPFAFARFCGAEGINNVVPASAFRSSFAEDFGVKLEDSPLKGLMARAVIVADESGTVKHVELVEEIATEPNYEAAEAALAS, from the coding sequence ATGGCAACTACACATTTCCAAGGCAATAAAGCACACACCTCGGGTGACCTACCTGCGGTAGGAGAGCAACTTCCTCAGTTCGAGCTGGTCAACGCTGATCTCGAAGCAGTCAATTTCGAAGAACTCCAGGGCAAACGCCTAGTGCTAAACATTTTCCCCTCAGTGGACACCGGCGTGTGCGCGACCTCCGTTCGTGAATTCAATGAGCGTGCCTCCAAGCTCGACAACACTGTGGTGCTCTGCGTGTCCGAAGACCTACCATTTGCCTTCGCTCGCTTCTGCGGAGCTGAGGGCATTAATAATGTTGTGCCCGCCTCGGCATTCCGCTCGAGTTTTGCTGAAGACTTCGGCGTGAAGCTTGAAGATTCTCCCCTGAAAGGCCTCATGGCTCGCGCCGTGATCGTCGCCGACGAGTCCGGCACCGTCAAGCACGTTGAACTCGTGGAAGAAATTGCCACCGAGCCGAACTACGAAGCGGCCGAAGCGGCGCTTGCCAGCTAA
- a CDS encoding ABC transporter substrate-binding protein has protein sequence MEAISAQRSTSANQTQRRVGALGAALMLAAGTLSACGQGSESEPTPSNEIFGYAVDENLQTTNAGSALGASTKAQLLAARIYPGPFTQGPKGQWIPNRDLAQGQLLPGVQQRATFKINEQAKYSDGAPVTCESFLLAYTAGVMPTLFHSFMPLMNEVERVECQPNARQVDVVFKKGYGPRWRQIFGAGTLLPAHAIAERAGMTLEELNVALSNQNWNSLVDVAQAWNEGFELNEFQSDLQVSSGPYKIRSVGDQGEVVLERNEFYAGEQAAEAELVLWPRDSDWAKLAKDKVLRVADSTSMKDFSWLDRDDPEQTMDVEQLEGVMTDTLLLSDSGVFANAENRRAFAACIDQASVAKASSEVSGVEVSPVATRTLRAGDPSAAHVTDISDPHLPANVDLAKVLGGTRVAIGYAAPDDRKKAMVQAMKRSCESAGIEIVDASEEGSGIEDLRWAGTNGNVMPNLDGTLDALLLAVDPVEDFGGSAKSKADIEGIRADERASWDEVLTVPLATQPRVIVHDRNVQNVVANSNASGVGWNMDRWSLAQQ, from the coding sequence GTGGAAGCAATCTCTGCTCAACGCTCAACGTCTGCTAATCAAACACAGCGTCGAGTAGGTGCACTTGGCGCAGCATTGATGCTGGCGGCAGGCACGCTCAGTGCGTGTGGTCAGGGCAGCGAATCGGAGCCAACACCAAGCAACGAAATCTTTGGCTACGCTGTCGACGAAAATCTGCAAACCACTAACGCTGGTAGTGCTCTCGGAGCTTCAACGAAAGCACAGCTGCTTGCCGCGCGGATTTACCCGGGTCCTTTTACTCAAGGGCCAAAAGGACAATGGATTCCCAACCGGGATCTGGCCCAGGGGCAACTGCTACCCGGCGTACAGCAGCGGGCAACGTTCAAAATCAATGAGCAAGCAAAGTACTCAGATGGCGCGCCAGTAACCTGCGAGAGCTTCCTGTTGGCGTACACCGCTGGCGTGATGCCAACCCTCTTCCATTCCTTTATGCCGCTCATGAATGAAGTGGAGCGCGTGGAATGCCAGCCGAATGCTCGCCAGGTAGACGTTGTGTTCAAGAAAGGTTATGGGCCGCGTTGGCGTCAAATTTTCGGCGCCGGGACATTGTTGCCCGCCCATGCGATCGCAGAGCGAGCCGGCATGACCCTCGAAGAACTGAACGTTGCACTGAGCAACCAGAACTGGAATTCCTTGGTGGATGTGGCGCAGGCTTGGAACGAGGGTTTCGAACTCAACGAATTCCAATCGGACCTGCAAGTGAGTAGTGGGCCCTACAAGATCCGTTCGGTGGGGGATCAAGGTGAGGTCGTACTCGAAAGAAATGAGTTTTACGCCGGGGAACAGGCCGCCGAGGCTGAGTTAGTGCTGTGGCCCCGCGATTCTGACTGGGCCAAACTCGCGAAAGACAAAGTGCTTCGGGTTGCCGATTCAACCAGCATGAAGGATTTCTCCTGGCTTGATAGGGACGACCCGGAGCAGACGATGGACGTCGAACAGCTCGAAGGTGTGATGACGGATACATTGCTGCTGTCCGACAGTGGTGTTTTTGCAAATGCCGAAAATCGACGAGCATTTGCTGCTTGCATTGACCAGGCATCGGTGGCCAAGGCTTCATCGGAAGTCTCGGGTGTTGAAGTTTCCCCCGTGGCCACTCGTACCCTGCGGGCGGGCGATCCATCGGCTGCGCATGTCACGGATATTTCGGATCCGCACCTTCCCGCGAACGTTGATCTGGCAAAGGTCCTCGGAGGTACCCGGGTTGCGATCGGCTACGCCGCACCCGACGATCGCAAAAAGGCGATGGTGCAGGCGATGAAGCGATCCTGTGAATCTGCAGGCATCGAAATTGTGGATGCGTCCGAAGAAGGCAGCGGCATCGAGGATCTGCGGTGGGCAGGGACGAACGGCAATGTGATGCCGAACCTAGATGGCACCCTTGATGCACTTTTGCTTGCTGTGGATCCAGTGGAAGACTTTGGTGGCAGCGCGAAATCCAAAGCAGATATCGAGGGCATCAGAGCCGACGAGCGGGCCTCGTGGGATGAAGTGCTCACGGTGCCGCTTGCTACGCAACCACGGGTCATTGTTCACGACCGAAACGTGCAAAACGTCGTGGCAAACTCCAATGCGTCGGGCGTGGGTTGGAACATGGATCGGTGGTCGTTGGCGCAACAGTAA
- the secF gene encoding protein translocase subunit SecF: MSNNLLNKLYTGDGGLDFVGQRRKWYSITAGIILVCLIGIGLRGFTLGIDFVGGTKMNMPAASLQTEQVAQTFSEATGVDPQQVQIVGAGDSRILEIASERLNEEQIDAARQALYSEYKPENALGEQTPDAIGDSTVSESWGSTITSRMLLAMGVFLAAVFVYIALRLERQMGVAAIVALMVDLVIISGIYAIVGFEVTPATVIGLLTVLAFSLYDTVIVFDKVRELTAGYLGNRRRTYGELANQAVNQTVMRSISTTVISALPIIALMVVAVWLMGVGTLKDLALVQLIGVIEGTFSSIFLATPILVSLKERNPKVKAHNAQVLRARAHVDDPEDEAIDEAIIEADERPQHYEAPPTIGATWRPGQG, from the coding sequence ATGAGCAACAATCTTCTAAACAAGCTCTACACCGGTGATGGCGGGCTGGACTTCGTTGGTCAACGCCGTAAGTGGTACTCCATCACCGCGGGCATCATTTTGGTGTGCCTCATCGGCATCGGACTGCGCGGATTCACCTTAGGCATCGACTTCGTCGGCGGCACGAAGATGAACATGCCTGCTGCCTCCTTACAGACTGAACAGGTGGCACAAACCTTCAGCGAGGCAACGGGCGTTGACCCTCAGCAAGTGCAGATCGTGGGTGCGGGTGACTCCAGAATTCTGGAAATCGCCTCCGAGCGCCTTAACGAGGAGCAGATCGACGCCGCACGCCAGGCACTGTATAGCGAGTACAAGCCAGAAAATGCACTGGGAGAGCAAACGCCAGATGCAATTGGTGACTCCACGGTGTCTGAATCCTGGGGATCCACCATTACCTCCCGCATGCTTCTAGCGATGGGCGTTTTTCTCGCCGCGGTATTCGTGTACATCGCGCTACGCCTGGAGCGCCAAATGGGCGTCGCAGCGATCGTCGCGCTCATGGTGGACCTCGTTATCATCTCGGGCATTTACGCCATCGTTGGATTTGAAGTGACCCCGGCGACGGTGATCGGCTTACTCACCGTGCTCGCGTTCTCTCTCTACGACACAGTGATTGTGTTCGACAAAGTTCGTGAGCTCACTGCCGGTTATCTTGGGAACAGAAGAAGAACCTACGGTGAGCTGGCAAATCAAGCCGTAAACCAGACAGTTATGCGCTCGATTTCCACCACAGTCATCTCTGCGCTTCCTATCATCGCGCTCATGGTGGTGGCGGTGTGGCTCATGGGGGTTGGCACCCTGAAAGACCTGGCATTAGTTCAGCTCATTGGCGTTATCGAAGGCACTTTCTCCTCGATTTTCCTTGCAACACCAATCCTGGTGAGCCTCAAAGAGCGCAACCCAAAGGTGAAGGCTCATAATGCGCAGGTGCTTCGCGCCCGTGCCCATGTTGACGACCCAGAAGATGAGGCCATCGACGAGGCCATCATCGAGGCTGATGAGCGTCCTCAGCATTACGAAGCGCCACCCACAATCGGCGCCACGTGGCGACCAGGGCAAGGTTAG
- a CDS encoding peptidylprolyl isomerase: MQKLEKEVTSRERQQKRRPWLIGGGSALALLLVAGLGYAGVQHFGEDETTTEAASTSTETPSIEPLALERSDALPDTVQCNYPDAGDAAKPVDKPATKDISTKGTVKVTLDTTAGKIPLELDRSVSPCTVNAITHLAKSGFYNDTVCHRLVTQGLHILQCGDPTGQGTGGPGFSFANEYPTDEAKDQQQPVNYPRGTIAMANSGADTNGSQFFLNYGDSPLPPSYTYFGKIGDEGLKTLDNVAAQGVEGGGSEGAPATEVKINKASVN; encoded by the coding sequence ATGCAAAAGCTGGAGAAAGAAGTCACTTCCCGCGAACGTCAGCAAAAGCGTCGCCCCTGGCTGATTGGCGGAGGTTCGGCTCTCGCATTGCTGTTGGTGGCGGGGCTGGGTTACGCCGGTGTGCAGCACTTCGGTGAAGACGAAACCACCACGGAGGCAGCAAGCACCAGTACTGAGACTCCCTCCATTGAACCTTTGGCTCTAGAGCGTTCAGACGCACTTCCGGACACCGTGCAGTGCAATTATCCCGATGCAGGTGATGCCGCCAAGCCTGTAGACAAGCCTGCTACCAAAGATATCTCCACCAAGGGAACGGTGAAGGTCACGCTGGACACCACCGCTGGAAAGATCCCGCTGGAGTTGGACCGCTCTGTTTCTCCATGCACCGTGAACGCAATTACGCATCTGGCAAAGTCCGGCTTCTACAACGACACAGTGTGTCATCGCCTGGTTACCCAAGGGTTGCACATCTTGCAGTGTGGCGACCCCACTGGTCAGGGCACCGGCGGCCCGGGATTCAGCTTCGCCAACGAGTATCCCACCGATGAGGCCAAGGATCAGCAGCAGCCTGTGAACTATCCTCGCGGCACGATCGCGATGGCAAACTCAGGCGCTGACACAAACGGTTCGCAGTTCTTCTTGAACTACGGCGATTCTCCCTTGCCACCGAGCTACACCTACTTTGGCAAGATCGGCGATGAAGGCCTGAAAACACTCGACAACGTCGCTGCGCAAGGTGTAGAAGGCGGCGGTTCAGAGGGCGCTCCCGCCACGGAAGTGAAGATCAACAAAGCGAGCGTGAACTAG
- a CDS encoding MBL fold metallo-hydrolase — MELLGFAAGPYQTNCYVLIAGQRATVIDPGMNAQGPIEQYLSEHHIELEQVVLTHGHIDHTRDAASLANAWDVPVWIHRADAFMLEAGEGVSPESQVLFCAATMPQAKHLEFLKHGETITMAGEKFAIRHAPGHSPGSLLFVGATVCFSGDVLFQGSIGRTDLPQSDPEAMEVSLREQVATLSPNLQVLPGHGPSTTVRAELASNPFLQSKR, encoded by the coding sequence GTGGAACTTTTAGGATTCGCCGCAGGCCCCTACCAAACCAATTGCTACGTGCTCATCGCCGGGCAGCGAGCCACTGTGATTGATCCCGGTATGAACGCACAAGGCCCGATTGAGCAGTACCTTTCAGAGCACCACATTGAGCTCGAACAGGTTGTGCTGACTCACGGACATATCGACCACACCCGTGACGCCGCGTCTCTTGCAAATGCCTGGGACGTGCCCGTGTGGATTCATCGCGCAGACGCATTCATGTTAGAGGCAGGCGAGGGGGTCTCGCCAGAATCACAGGTACTCTTCTGCGCTGCCACGATGCCGCAAGCCAAGCACCTTGAGTTCCTGAAACATGGTGAAACGATCACGATGGCGGGGGAGAAGTTTGCAATCCGCCACGCGCCGGGGCATTCGCCGGGTTCGCTTCTCTTCGTGGGGGCCACCGTCTGCTTTTCCGGTGACGTACTCTTCCAAGGTTCAATTGGCAGAACGGATCTACCTCAATCCGATCCGGAGGCCATGGAAGTTTCGCTGCGCGAGCAAGTGGCGACTCTCTCACCCAACCTCCAAGTTTTGCCAGGTCATGGTCCGTCAACAACCGTCCGTGCCGAGCTAGCGAGTAATCCCTTTTTGCAGTCAAAGCGATAA
- a CDS encoding RelA/SpoT family protein has protein sequence MRSMSARLARSLTGSRVRINPVLEPLMAIHREFHPKADPALLDRAYATAERLHEGVFRKSGDPYITHPLAVATIAAEIGMDTTTLVAALLHDTVEDTDYSLADLTRDFGEEVARLVDGVTKLDKVALGAAAEAETIRKMIVAMSEDPRVLVIKVADRLHNMRTMRFLPPEKQAKKARQTLEVIAPLAHRLGMASVKWELEDLSFAILYPKKYDEVVRLVADRAPSRDRYLKEVSAELQQALRENHIEAEVMGRPKHYWSIYQKMIVRGKDFDEIFDLVGLRILVDSVNNCYAAIGVVHALYSAMPGRFKDYISSPKFGVYQSLHTTVMGDSGKPIEVQVRTHEMHFNSEYGIAAHWRYKESKGSKGDQAEIDQMSWMRQLLDWQKEAADPNEFLDSLRYDLTSKQIFVFTPKGDVVNLPVDATPVDFAYAVHTEVGHRCIGAKINGKLVALESKLKSGDRVEIFTSKDPNAGPSQDWRDFVVSPRAKAKIRQWFAKERRGEYLEAGRDALAAEVQRGGLPMHRLFTASTMKHVATELHYPDIDSLYTAIGSGNVSASNVAHRLMAQFGDAEDAVDTLVSRTPMSQLVGSNQKSNGQAILVQGSPDVMAKLAKCCMPVPGDEIFGFVTRGGGVSVHRVDCTNARKLEQEPERLIDVAWIQEGNGSAFAATLQLEALDRDGLLMDLTRAINEQRVVVVAMNSHTADDHVAIVRFTFSVSDTKQLGSLMAQLRNIEGVFDVYRVTAGG, from the coding sequence ATGCGCAGCATGTCGGCTCGTCTGGCGCGTAGTTTGACCGGCTCTCGGGTGAGGATCAATCCGGTGCTTGAGCCACTCATGGCGATTCACCGCGAGTTCCACCCCAAAGCAGATCCGGCGCTGCTGGACCGGGCTTATGCCACTGCCGAGCGCTTGCACGAGGGGGTATTTCGGAAGTCCGGCGATCCCTACATCACGCACCCACTGGCGGTAGCCACTATCGCTGCGGAAATTGGCATGGACACCACAACGCTGGTGGCCGCTCTGCTCCACGACACGGTTGAGGACACGGACTATTCCCTCGCAGACCTTACCCGGGACTTCGGTGAGGAAGTTGCCAGGCTTGTCGACGGCGTCACGAAACTCGATAAAGTCGCCCTCGGCGCGGCAGCCGAGGCTGAAACGATCAGGAAGATGATCGTGGCGATGAGCGAGGATCCCCGTGTCCTGGTGATCAAGGTGGCGGATCGGTTGCACAACATGCGCACGATGCGGTTCTTGCCACCGGAAAAGCAGGCGAAGAAAGCTCGCCAAACGCTTGAGGTGATCGCCCCGCTCGCGCATCGTCTGGGTATGGCCAGTGTGAAATGGGAGCTTGAAGATCTCTCATTTGCCATCTTGTACCCCAAGAAGTACGACGAAGTCGTGCGTCTGGTGGCAGACCGCGCACCTTCTCGTGATCGCTATCTCAAAGAGGTCTCGGCTGAGTTGCAGCAGGCACTGCGCGAAAACCACATCGAAGCCGAGGTTATGGGACGGCCGAAGCATTACTGGTCGATTTATCAAAAGATGATCGTCAGAGGAAAAGACTTCGACGAAATCTTTGACCTGGTTGGGCTGCGTATCCTGGTGGATTCGGTAAACAACTGTTACGCGGCGATCGGTGTGGTGCACGCCCTGTATTCAGCTATGCCGGGGCGTTTCAAAGACTATATTTCTTCACCCAAATTCGGTGTGTATCAGTCGCTGCACACCACCGTAATGGGGGACAGTGGTAAGCCGATCGAGGTGCAAGTGCGCACTCACGAGATGCACTTCAATTCCGAGTACGGCATCGCTGCCCACTGGAGGTATAAGGAGTCAAAGGGCTCTAAAGGTGATCAAGCTGAAATTGATCAGATGTCGTGGATGCGCCAGCTGCTGGATTGGCAAAAAGAAGCTGCGGATCCAAACGAGTTCCTGGACAGCTTGCGCTACGATCTCACCTCGAAACAGATCTTTGTGTTCACCCCTAAGGGCGACGTGGTTAACCTTCCCGTGGACGCCACCCCGGTAGATTTCGCCTACGCGGTGCACACCGAGGTAGGCCACCGCTGTATCGGTGCGAAGATCAACGGCAAGCTCGTTGCATTGGAATCGAAGCTGAAATCCGGAGACCGCGTCGAGATCTTCACTTCAAAGGATCCGAATGCGGGTCCTAGCCAGGATTGGCGCGACTTCGTGGTCTCACCCAGAGCCAAGGCAAAGATTCGCCAGTGGTTTGCTAAGGAGCGCCGTGGTGAGTACCTCGAAGCCGGGCGTGATGCGCTGGCGGCTGAGGTTCAGCGCGGTGGTTTGCCGATGCACCGGCTCTTTACGGCTTCTACCATGAAGCATGTGGCCACTGAGTTGCACTATCCCGATATCGATTCGCTGTACACCGCGATCGGTTCGGGCAATGTTTCTGCATCCAACGTCGCTCACCGCCTCATGGCGCAGTTCGGCGATGCCGAGGATGCGGTGGATACATTGGTCTCCCGCACACCGATGAGCCAGCTCGTCGGCTCGAATCAGAAATCCAATGGTCAAGCAATCCTAGTGCAGGGCAGCCCCGATGTCATGGCAAAGCTGGCCAAGTGCTGTATGCCAGTTCCCGGTGATGAGATCTTCGGTTTTGTCACCCGAGGCGGTGGCGTATCAGTGCATCGAGTGGATTGCACGAACGCGCGCAAACTCGAGCAGGAGCCGGAAAGGCTTATTGACGTCGCGTGGATCCAGGAAGGCAACGGTTCGGCCTTCGCCGCCACGCTGCAACTCGAGGCATTGGATCGTGACGGGCTGCTTATGGATCTGACCCGCGCTATCAATGAGCAGCGAGTTGTGGTGGTCGCAATGAATTCGCATACCGCCGACGATCACGTGGCAATCGTTCGCTTCACGTTCTCGGTATCCGATACCAAGCAACTGGGTTCGCTGATGGCCCAACTGCGCAATATTGAAGGGGTCTTCGACGTCTATCGCGTTACTGCAGGAGGCTAA